A window of the Corythoichthys intestinalis isolate RoL2023-P3 chromosome 6, ASM3026506v1, whole genome shotgun sequence genome harbors these coding sequences:
- the dhx40 gene encoding probable ATP-dependent RNA helicase DHX40, translating into MSKSTKLHLKNRESKQLPIYKHKAKLVQAVNENTFLVVTGETGSGKTTQLPQYLYEAGFCKNGKICVTQPRRVAAITVAQRVAHEMQCILGREVGYQVRFDDFTTQDTEVKYMTDGCLLREVLADPGLSRYSVVVLDEVHERSLNTDILLGLLKKVFSHPTEAMKGRAFPLKVVVMSATLETDKLSSFLGDCPVYAIPGRTFPVTCTLGTAVGPKDLQSTSYVREVVSLALDVHTSETAGDILVFLTGQSEIERACDMLFEKAESIDYRYDVQDKTVDGLLILPLYGSMPTEQQRQIFQPPPPGIRKCVVATNIAATSLTINGIKYIIDSGFVKQLNHNSRVGMDILEVVPISKSEAQQRAGRAGRTSAGKCFRIYTKEFWEECMPEYTIPEIQRTSLTSVVLTLKCLGVHDVIRFPYLDPPEERFILEALKQLYQFDAIDRRGRVTHLGELMVEFPLQPGLTRALLKAASHSCEDLLLPVAAMLSVENIFIRPGHPEKMKEADQSHQALAESSGGMNDFSTLLNVFQRCKSSERPSVWCKDNWIHWRALKSAFNVETQLRDILLRLQQRKDFPVEEFDGNRNELFRRCLCTGYFNNVARRSVGKVFCTMDGHGSMVHIHPSSSLFEKEMELDWILFHDVLMTSRVYVRTVCPIRYEWVKDLLPKLHEVDVYELSSVAREEVTDEEVTRWEMKEASKRQSDLSAEDALKKVEKRNDEGSVSEARARYLQRKMQRQQNKVL; encoded by the exons ATGTCCAAATCGACGAAGTTACACTTGAAAAATAGGGAGTCAAAACAGTTGCCAATCTACAAGCATAAAGCTAAACTGGTGCAGGCAGTGAACGAGAACACGTTTTTGGTGGTCACCGGTGAGACTGGCAGTGGGAAAACGACACAGCTTCCACAATATTTGTACGAAGCAG GCTTTTGTAAAAATGGCAAAATTTGCGTTACCCAGCCCCGCCGGGTGGCTGCCATCACGGTGGCTCAGAGGGTTGCCCATGAGATGCAGTGCATTCTGGGAAGAGAAGTGGGCTACCAGGTACGGTTTGACGACTTCACAACACAG GATACAGAGGTAAAATACATGACAGATGGCTGCTTGCTCAGAGAGGTCCTGGCAGATCCTGGACTTTCTCGTTACAGCGTTGTGGTTTTGGATGAGGTCCACGAACGAAGCCTTAACACT GATATCCTTCTGGGTTTACTGAAGAAGGTGTTTTCTCATCCAACTGAAGCTATGAAGGGCCGAGCTTTCCCACTGAAGGTGGTGGTGATGTCTGCAACCCTGGAAACAGACAAACTTTCAAGCTTTCTCGGTGACTGCCCCGTGTATGCTATCCCTGGAAGGACTTTTCCCGTCACCTGCACATTGGGCACTGCTGTGGGTCCGAAAGATTTACAGAGCACAAGTTATGTGAGAGAG GTTGTGTCTCTGGCCCTGGATGTTCACACCAGTGAGACGGCTGGCGATATTCTGGTGTTCTTAACCG GTCAGTCAGAGATTGAGCGGGCCTGTGATATGCTGTTTGAAAAAGCTGAGTCTATTGACTATCGCTATGATGTACAGGACAAGACAGTGGACGGGCTCCTTATTTTACCCCTCTATGGTTCCATGCCAACTG AGCAACAGCGGCAGATATTTCAGCCTCCTCCTCCAGGAATACGGAAGTGTGTGGTCGCCACCAATATTGCTGCCACGTctctcaccatcaatggcataaA GTACATCATCGACAGCGGCTTTGTGAAACAACTCAACCACAACTCCAGGGTGGGCATGGACATTTTGGAAGTGGTACCCATTTCAAA GAGTGAAGCTCAGCAGAGGGCAGGCCGAGCTGGAAGAACCTCAGCAGGGAAGTGTTTTCGCATCTATACCAAGGAATTCTGGGAGGAATGCATGCCTGAATACACCATTCCTGAGATCCAGAGGACAAGTCTGACCTCAGTGGTCCTCACGCTCAAGTGCCTTGGTGTACATGATGTCATTAG ATTTCCTTATCTGGACCCACCTGAAGAGAGGTTTATCCTGGAGGCCCTGAAACAACTCTATCAGTTTGACGCCATTGACAG GAGGGGTCGAGTAACTCACCTGGGGGAGCTGATGGTGGAGTTCCCCCTACAACCAGGCCTAACCAGAGCGCTACTCAAAGCCGCCTCACATAGCTGCGAGGACTTGCTGCTTCCTGTGGCTGCCATGTTATCTGTAGAGAATATTTTTATTCGACCAG GTCACCCCGAGAAAATGAAAGAGGCGGATCAGAGTCATCAAGCACTAGCAGAGAGCAGCGGTGGGATGAATGACTTCAGCACTCTTCTTAATGTGTTTCAACGATGTAAATCTAG TGAAAGACCATCAGTGTGGTGCAAGGACAATTGGATCCATTGGAGGGCGCTCAAGTCTGCTTTTAATGTGGAGACTCAGCTGCGTGACATCCTCCTCCGTCTGCAACAA AGGAAAGATTTCCCTGTGGAGGAATTTGATGGCAATAGAAATGAGCTCTTTAGACGGTGTTTATGCACAGGATACTTCAACAATGTTGCCAGAAG ATCTGTTGGGAAGGTATTTTGCACAATGGATGGCCACGGATCCATGGTTCACATTCATCCATCATCATCG CTATTTGAAAAGGAGATGGAGCTTGACTGGATTCTCTTCCATGATGTATTGATGACATCCCGCGTGTATGTCAGGACTGTATGTCCTATCAGATACGAGTGGGTGAAGGACCTGCTGCCTAAACTGCATGAGGTAGACGTTTATGAATTGAGTAGCGTGGCAAGAGAAGAAGTCACTGATGAAGAGGTGACCAGGTGGGAAATGAAGGAAGCTTCCAAAAGGCAATCGG ATCTTTCTGCTGAGGATGCCTTGAAGAAAGTGGAGAAGCGAAACGATGAGGGCAGTGTCAGTGAGGCACGCGCTCGCTATTTGCAGCGGAAGATGCAAAGACAGCAGAATAAAGTTCTCTGA